A part of Bubalus bubalis isolate 160015118507 breed Murrah chromosome 6, NDDB_SH_1, whole genome shotgun sequence genomic DNA contains:
- the MFSD2A gene encoding sodium-dependent lysophosphatidylcholine symporter 1 isoform X1, with protein sequence MAKGEGAESGSAAGLLPTGILQAGERPVQVKKEPKKKQQLSICNKLCYAVGGAPYQVTGCALGFFLQIYLLDVAQVDPFSASIILFVGRAWDAITDPLVGFCISKSPWTRLGRLMPWITFSTPLAIIAYFLIWFVPDFHQGQTLWYLLFYCLFETLVTCFHVPYSALTMFISTEQSERDSATAYRMTVEVLGTVLGTAIQGQIVGQADSPCIPDANASTVNRTQSSTSIKETQNAYLLAAGVIASIYVICAVILILGVREQRESYETQQTKQMPFFRGLRLVMSHGPYIKLIAGFLFTSLAFMLVEGNFALFCTYTLGFRNEFQNLLLAIMFSATVTIPIWQWFLTRFGKKTAVYIGISSAVPFLILVALMESNLIVTYVVAVAAGISVAAAFLLPWSMLPDVIDDFHLKQPHIHGTEPIFFSFYVFFTKFASGVSLGISTLSLDFTGYQTRGCSQPARVKFTLKMLVTMAPIVLILIGLLLFKLYPIDEEKRRQNKKALQALREEASSSGCSDTDSTELASIL encoded by the exons ATGGCCAAAGGAGAGGGCGCCGAGAGTGGCTCCGCCGCGGGACTTCTGCCCACCGGCATCCTCCAAGCCGGTGAACGCCCGGTCCAGGTGAAG AAGGAACCAAAGAAGAAACAACAGTTGTCCATTTGCAACAAACTTTGCTATGCAGTTGGGGGAGCCCCGTACCAGGTGACGGGATGTGCCCTGGGGTTCTTTCTGCAGATCTACCTGTTGGATGTAGCTCAG GTGGATCCTTTCTCTGCTTCCATCATCCTATTCGTGGGCCGAGCTTGGGATGCCATCACAGACCCCCTGGTGGGCTTCTGCATTAGCAAATCTCCCTGGACCCGCCTGGGCCGCCTCATGCCCTG GATCACCTTCTCCACACCCCTGGCCATCATCGCCTACTTCCTCATCTGGTTCGTGCCCGACTTCCACCAGGGCCAGACCCTGTGGTACTTGCTTTTCTACTGCCTCTTTGAAACGCTGGTCACG TGTTTCCACGTTCCCTACTCAGCTCTCACCATGTTCATCAGCACGGAGCAGAGTGAGCGTGATTCTGCCACTGCCTATC GGATGACCGTGGAGGTATTAGGTACAGTGCTGGGCACAGCAATCCAGGGGCAGATCGTGGGCCAAGCAGATTCGCCTTGTATCCCGGATGCCAATGCTTCTACAGTCAATCGCACGCAGAGCTCCACCTCGATCAAAGAAACG CAAAATGCATACCTGCTGGCGGCAGGAGTCATTGCCTCCATCTATGTCATCTGTGCTGTCATCTTGATCCTGGGTGTGCGGGAACAGAGAG AATCCTACGAGACTCAGCAGACCAAGCAGATGCCCTTCTTTCGGGGCCTCCGGCTGGTCATGAGCCATGGGCCGTACATCAAGCTTATTGCCGGCTTCCTCTTCACCTCCTTGGCTTTCATG CTGGTGGAGGGGAACTTTGCCTTGTTTTGTACCTACACCTTGGGCTTTCGGAACGAATTCCAGAATCTGCTCCTGGCAATCATG TTCTCAGCCACAGTCACCATCCCCATCTGGCAGTGGTTCCTAACCCGGTTTGGCAAAAAGACAGCTGTGTACATTGGAATCTCG TCAGCAGTGCCATTTCTCATCTTGGTGGCCCTCATGGAGAGTAACCTGATTGTCACATACGTGGTGGCTGTGGCAGCTGGCATCAGTGTTGCTGCTGCCTTCTTACTACCTtg GTCCATGCTGCCTGACGTCATTGATGACTTCCACTTGAAGCAGCCCCACATCCACGGGACTGAGCCCATCTTCTTCTCCTTCTACGTCTTCTTCACCAAGTTTGCCTCTGGAGTCTCTCTGGGCATCTCCACCCTCAGTCTGGA CTTCACTGGGTACCAGACCCGTGGCTGCTCCCAGCCGGCACGTGTCAAGTTCACGCTGAAGATGCTGGTGACCATGGCTCCCATAGTCCTCATCCTCATAGGCCTGCTGCTCTTCAAGCTGTACCCCATTGATGAGGAGAAGCGGCGGCAGAACAAGAAGGCCCTGCAGGCTCTGAG GGAAGAGGCCAGCAGCTCAGGCTGTTCTGACACAGACTCTACAGAACTGGCCAGCATCCTCTAG
- the MFSD2A gene encoding sodium-dependent lysophosphatidylcholine symporter 1 isoform X2: protein MAKGEGAESGSAAGLLPTGILQAGERPVQVKEPKKKQQLSICNKLCYAVGGAPYQVTGCALGFFLQIYLLDVAQVDPFSASIILFVGRAWDAITDPLVGFCISKSPWTRLGRLMPWITFSTPLAIIAYFLIWFVPDFHQGQTLWYLLFYCLFETLVTCFHVPYSALTMFISTEQSERDSATAYRMTVEVLGTVLGTAIQGQIVGQADSPCIPDANASTVNRTQSSTSIKETQNAYLLAAGVIASIYVICAVILILGVREQRESYETQQTKQMPFFRGLRLVMSHGPYIKLIAGFLFTSLAFMLVEGNFALFCTYTLGFRNEFQNLLLAIMFSATVTIPIWQWFLTRFGKKTAVYIGISSAVPFLILVALMESNLIVTYVVAVAAGISVAAAFLLPWSMLPDVIDDFHLKQPHIHGTEPIFFSFYVFFTKFASGVSLGISTLSLDFTGYQTRGCSQPARVKFTLKMLVTMAPIVLILIGLLLFKLYPIDEEKRRQNKKALQALREEASSSGCSDTDSTELASIL from the exons ATGGCCAAAGGAGAGGGCGCCGAGAGTGGCTCCGCCGCGGGACTTCTGCCCACCGGCATCCTCCAAGCCGGTGAACGCCCGGTCCAGGTGAAG GAACCAAAGAAGAAACAACAGTTGTCCATTTGCAACAAACTTTGCTATGCAGTTGGGGGAGCCCCGTACCAGGTGACGGGATGTGCCCTGGGGTTCTTTCTGCAGATCTACCTGTTGGATGTAGCTCAG GTGGATCCTTTCTCTGCTTCCATCATCCTATTCGTGGGCCGAGCTTGGGATGCCATCACAGACCCCCTGGTGGGCTTCTGCATTAGCAAATCTCCCTGGACCCGCCTGGGCCGCCTCATGCCCTG GATCACCTTCTCCACACCCCTGGCCATCATCGCCTACTTCCTCATCTGGTTCGTGCCCGACTTCCACCAGGGCCAGACCCTGTGGTACTTGCTTTTCTACTGCCTCTTTGAAACGCTGGTCACG TGTTTCCACGTTCCCTACTCAGCTCTCACCATGTTCATCAGCACGGAGCAGAGTGAGCGTGATTCTGCCACTGCCTATC GGATGACCGTGGAGGTATTAGGTACAGTGCTGGGCACAGCAATCCAGGGGCAGATCGTGGGCCAAGCAGATTCGCCTTGTATCCCGGATGCCAATGCTTCTACAGTCAATCGCACGCAGAGCTCCACCTCGATCAAAGAAACG CAAAATGCATACCTGCTGGCGGCAGGAGTCATTGCCTCCATCTATGTCATCTGTGCTGTCATCTTGATCCTGGGTGTGCGGGAACAGAGAG AATCCTACGAGACTCAGCAGACCAAGCAGATGCCCTTCTTTCGGGGCCTCCGGCTGGTCATGAGCCATGGGCCGTACATCAAGCTTATTGCCGGCTTCCTCTTCACCTCCTTGGCTTTCATG CTGGTGGAGGGGAACTTTGCCTTGTTTTGTACCTACACCTTGGGCTTTCGGAACGAATTCCAGAATCTGCTCCTGGCAATCATG TTCTCAGCCACAGTCACCATCCCCATCTGGCAGTGGTTCCTAACCCGGTTTGGCAAAAAGACAGCTGTGTACATTGGAATCTCG TCAGCAGTGCCATTTCTCATCTTGGTGGCCCTCATGGAGAGTAACCTGATTGTCACATACGTGGTGGCTGTGGCAGCTGGCATCAGTGTTGCTGCTGCCTTCTTACTACCTtg GTCCATGCTGCCTGACGTCATTGATGACTTCCACTTGAAGCAGCCCCACATCCACGGGACTGAGCCCATCTTCTTCTCCTTCTACGTCTTCTTCACCAAGTTTGCCTCTGGAGTCTCTCTGGGCATCTCCACCCTCAGTCTGGA CTTCACTGGGTACCAGACCCGTGGCTGCTCCCAGCCGGCACGTGTCAAGTTCACGCTGAAGATGCTGGTGACCATGGCTCCCATAGTCCTCATCCTCATAGGCCTGCTGCTCTTCAAGCTGTACCCCATTGATGAGGAGAAGCGGCGGCAGAACAAGAAGGCCCTGCAGGCTCTGAG GGAAGAGGCCAGCAGCTCAGGCTGTTCTGACACAGACTCTACAGAACTGGCCAGCATCCTCTAG
- the MFSD2A gene encoding sodium-dependent lysophosphatidylcholine symporter 1 isoform X3: protein MAKGEGAESGSAAGLLPTGILQAGERPVQVKKEPKKKQQLSICNKLCYAVGGAPYQVTGCALGFFLQIYLLDVAQVDPFSASIILFVGRAWDAITDPLVGFCISKSPWTRLGRLMPWITFSTPLAIIAYFLIWFVPDFHQGQTLWYLLFYCLFETLVTCFHVPYSALTMFISTEQSERDSATAYRMTVEVLGTVLGTAIQGQIVGQADSPCIPDANASTVNRTQSSTSIKETQNAYLLAAGVIASIYVICAVILILGVREQRESYETQQTKQMPFFRGLRLVMSHGPYIKLIAGFLFTSLAFMFSATVTIPIWQWFLTRFGKKTAVYIGISSAVPFLILVALMESNLIVTYVVAVAAGISVAAAFLLPWSMLPDVIDDFHLKQPHIHGTEPIFFSFYVFFTKFASGVSLGISTLSLDFTGYQTRGCSQPARVKFTLKMLVTMAPIVLILIGLLLFKLYPIDEEKRRQNKKALQALREEASSSGCSDTDSTELASIL, encoded by the exons ATGGCCAAAGGAGAGGGCGCCGAGAGTGGCTCCGCCGCGGGACTTCTGCCCACCGGCATCCTCCAAGCCGGTGAACGCCCGGTCCAGGTGAAG AAGGAACCAAAGAAGAAACAACAGTTGTCCATTTGCAACAAACTTTGCTATGCAGTTGGGGGAGCCCCGTACCAGGTGACGGGATGTGCCCTGGGGTTCTTTCTGCAGATCTACCTGTTGGATGTAGCTCAG GTGGATCCTTTCTCTGCTTCCATCATCCTATTCGTGGGCCGAGCTTGGGATGCCATCACAGACCCCCTGGTGGGCTTCTGCATTAGCAAATCTCCCTGGACCCGCCTGGGCCGCCTCATGCCCTG GATCACCTTCTCCACACCCCTGGCCATCATCGCCTACTTCCTCATCTGGTTCGTGCCCGACTTCCACCAGGGCCAGACCCTGTGGTACTTGCTTTTCTACTGCCTCTTTGAAACGCTGGTCACG TGTTTCCACGTTCCCTACTCAGCTCTCACCATGTTCATCAGCACGGAGCAGAGTGAGCGTGATTCTGCCACTGCCTATC GGATGACCGTGGAGGTATTAGGTACAGTGCTGGGCACAGCAATCCAGGGGCAGATCGTGGGCCAAGCAGATTCGCCTTGTATCCCGGATGCCAATGCTTCTACAGTCAATCGCACGCAGAGCTCCACCTCGATCAAAGAAACG CAAAATGCATACCTGCTGGCGGCAGGAGTCATTGCCTCCATCTATGTCATCTGTGCTGTCATCTTGATCCTGGGTGTGCGGGAACAGAGAG AATCCTACGAGACTCAGCAGACCAAGCAGATGCCCTTCTTTCGGGGCCTCCGGCTGGTCATGAGCCATGGGCCGTACATCAAGCTTATTGCCGGCTTCCTCTTCACCTCCTTGGCTTTCATG TTCTCAGCCACAGTCACCATCCCCATCTGGCAGTGGTTCCTAACCCGGTTTGGCAAAAAGACAGCTGTGTACATTGGAATCTCG TCAGCAGTGCCATTTCTCATCTTGGTGGCCCTCATGGAGAGTAACCTGATTGTCACATACGTGGTGGCTGTGGCAGCTGGCATCAGTGTTGCTGCTGCCTTCTTACTACCTtg GTCCATGCTGCCTGACGTCATTGATGACTTCCACTTGAAGCAGCCCCACATCCACGGGACTGAGCCCATCTTCTTCTCCTTCTACGTCTTCTTCACCAAGTTTGCCTCTGGAGTCTCTCTGGGCATCTCCACCCTCAGTCTGGA CTTCACTGGGTACCAGACCCGTGGCTGCTCCCAGCCGGCACGTGTCAAGTTCACGCTGAAGATGCTGGTGACCATGGCTCCCATAGTCCTCATCCTCATAGGCCTGCTGCTCTTCAAGCTGTACCCCATTGATGAGGAGAAGCGGCGGCAGAACAAGAAGGCCCTGCAGGCTCTGAG GGAAGAGGCCAGCAGCTCAGGCTGTTCTGACACAGACTCTACAGAACTGGCCAGCATCCTCTAG
- the MFSD2A gene encoding sodium-dependent lysophosphatidylcholine symporter 1 isoform X4 codes for MAKGEGAESGSAAGLLPTGILQAGERPVQVKKEPKKKQQLSICNKLCYAVGGAPYQVTGCALGFFLQIYLLDVAQVDPFSASIILFVGRAWDAITDPLVGFCISKSPWTRLGRLMPWITFSTPLAIIAYFLIWFVPDFHQGQTLWYLLFYCLFETLVTCFHVPYSALTMFISTEQSERDSATAYRMTVEVLGTVLGTAIQGQIVGQADSPCIPDANASTVNRTQSSTSIKETQNAYLLAAGVIASIYVICAVILILGVREQRESYETQQTKQMPFFRGLRLVMSHGPYIKLIAGFLFTSLAFMLVEGNFALFCTYTLGFRNEFQNLLLAIMFSATVTIPIWQWFLTRFGKKTAVYIGISSAVPFLILVALMESNLIVTYVVAVAAGISVAAAFLLPWSMLPDVIDDFHLKQPHIHGTEPIFFSFYVFFTKFASGVSLGISTLSLEPAALQAVPH; via the exons ATGGCCAAAGGAGAGGGCGCCGAGAGTGGCTCCGCCGCGGGACTTCTGCCCACCGGCATCCTCCAAGCCGGTGAACGCCCGGTCCAGGTGAAG AAGGAACCAAAGAAGAAACAACAGTTGTCCATTTGCAACAAACTTTGCTATGCAGTTGGGGGAGCCCCGTACCAGGTGACGGGATGTGCCCTGGGGTTCTTTCTGCAGATCTACCTGTTGGATGTAGCTCAG GTGGATCCTTTCTCTGCTTCCATCATCCTATTCGTGGGCCGAGCTTGGGATGCCATCACAGACCCCCTGGTGGGCTTCTGCATTAGCAAATCTCCCTGGACCCGCCTGGGCCGCCTCATGCCCTG GATCACCTTCTCCACACCCCTGGCCATCATCGCCTACTTCCTCATCTGGTTCGTGCCCGACTTCCACCAGGGCCAGACCCTGTGGTACTTGCTTTTCTACTGCCTCTTTGAAACGCTGGTCACG TGTTTCCACGTTCCCTACTCAGCTCTCACCATGTTCATCAGCACGGAGCAGAGTGAGCGTGATTCTGCCACTGCCTATC GGATGACCGTGGAGGTATTAGGTACAGTGCTGGGCACAGCAATCCAGGGGCAGATCGTGGGCCAAGCAGATTCGCCTTGTATCCCGGATGCCAATGCTTCTACAGTCAATCGCACGCAGAGCTCCACCTCGATCAAAGAAACG CAAAATGCATACCTGCTGGCGGCAGGAGTCATTGCCTCCATCTATGTCATCTGTGCTGTCATCTTGATCCTGGGTGTGCGGGAACAGAGAG AATCCTACGAGACTCAGCAGACCAAGCAGATGCCCTTCTTTCGGGGCCTCCGGCTGGTCATGAGCCATGGGCCGTACATCAAGCTTATTGCCGGCTTCCTCTTCACCTCCTTGGCTTTCATG CTGGTGGAGGGGAACTTTGCCTTGTTTTGTACCTACACCTTGGGCTTTCGGAACGAATTCCAGAATCTGCTCCTGGCAATCATG TTCTCAGCCACAGTCACCATCCCCATCTGGCAGTGGTTCCTAACCCGGTTTGGCAAAAAGACAGCTGTGTACATTGGAATCTCG TCAGCAGTGCCATTTCTCATCTTGGTGGCCCTCATGGAGAGTAACCTGATTGTCACATACGTGGTGGCTGTGGCAGCTGGCATCAGTGTTGCTGCTGCCTTCTTACTACCTtg GTCCATGCTGCCTGACGTCATTGATGACTTCCACTTGAAGCAGCCCCACATCCACGGGACTGAGCCCATCTTCTTCTCCTTCTACGTCTTCTTCACCAAGTTTGCCTCTGGAGTCTCTCTGGGCATCTCCACCCTCAGTCTGGA GCCTGCTGCTCTTCAAGCTGTACCCCATTGA